In the Brevundimonas sp. MF30-B genome, GCCCTCGTTGACGCGCGGCAGCACGCGCATGACCTCGGCGCCCCGACTGTCAGCGCGGATGTTGGACCCCAGCGCGTCCATCACGTCGATGGTCTCGGTCTTCTTCAGCTCCCATGGGCGATAGTGGTACTGCCACGGCCGGTGGGTCAGGGCGCCGACCGGGCACAGATCATTGACGTTGCCCGACAGCTCGCTGTCGATGTTCTTTTCCAGATAGGTGGTGATCTCGGCGCTCTCGCCGCGCGAGATCATGCCGATGTCGGGCACGCCCGCCACCTCGGTGATGAAGCGGACACAACGGGTGCACTGGATGCACCGCGTCATAAAGGTCTTCACCGTCGGACCCATGTTCTTTTCTTCGACCGCGCGCTTGTTCTCGGCATAGCGAGAGCCGTCGCGGCCATAGCCCATGGCCTGATCCTGCAGGTCGCATTCGCCGCCCTGGTCGCAGATCGGGCAGTCCAGCGGGTGGTTGATGAGCAGGAACTCCATCACCCCTTCGCGGGCCTTCTTGACCATCGGCGTGTCGGTGAAGATCTCCTGGCCCTCGGCGGCCGGCAGGGCGCACGACGCCTGCGGCTTGGGCGGTCCGGGCTTCACCTCGACCAGGCACATGCGGCAGTTGCCGGCGATCGACAGCCGCTCGTGATAGCAGAAGCGCGGAATCTCGTGTCCGGCGCGCTCGGCGACCTGGAGCACGGTCATGCCGGGCTCGAACTCAGTCTCTACGCCGTTGACCTTGGCGACGGGCATCAGCGGGCCTCTTGCTCAGCGGCCACGGCGTACTGTTCCGTGGCGGTCGTCCCATCCGGGAGTGTCGTGGTGATGGTGACAGCCTCGCCGTCCAGGGCGAAGCGGGTCACCGGGTCGCCGGACTGGTTCATCCAGCGGCCCTGATCGGGATTGGCGGTGTTGGTCAGACGCCAGGCAGCGACGTCGCCCTCGACCCGGCATTCGGCGCGGCTGACCCCGCCGTCGACCGGCGCGCGCCAGCTCAGCGAGACCACCTGGCCGGTCAGGCCCTCGACCTGCACGGCCGACAGATCCTGGCCGTGCACGGCCGCCAGGGCGGCGCGGCAGACCTGGCGCAGCTGATCGGCGTTCAGCACGACCGGCGCAGCGGTCACGCCGTCCGACGACGGCGCCTGGGCCGCGACCTGTTCGGTCGGGCTGGGCGCAGCCACATCGGTCCGCTCGCCGCATGCGGCGAGGGAGACCAGGCTGATCGCGATGACCGGGGTCAGGCGCATCCCCTACTCCGCCGCGATCGCGTGGCCGGCGAAGTTCGCGCGGTGGCTGCGGTAGTTGGCGATGCGCTCTTCGATCTCGTGACGGAAGTGACGGATCAGGCCCTGGACCGGCCAGGCGGCCGCGTCGCCCAGCGCGCAAATGGTGTGGCCCTCGACCTGGCCGGCGACGTCCAGCAGCAGGTCGATCTCGGACGGATCCGCCTCCCCGATCGCCATCCGCTCGAGGACGCGCCACATCCAGCCAGTGCCTTCGCGGCACGGCGTGCACTGGCCGCAGCTCTCGTGCTTGTAGAAATAGCTGATGCGGGCGATCGCCTTCACCAGGTCGGTCGACTGGTCCATGACGATGACCGCCGCCGTCCCCAGGCCCGAGCGCATTTCACGCAAGCTGTCGAAGTCCATCAGCGCCGTCTCGGACATCTCGCGCGTGATCAGCGGCACCGACGATCCGCCCGGAATCACGGCCTTCAGATTGTCCCAGCCGCCGCGCACGCCGCCGCAGTGCTCTTCCAGCAGCTGCTTGAGCGGGATCGACATGGCCTCTTCGACATTGCACGGCCGGTTCACGTGGCCGCTTATGGTCATCAGCTTGGTGCCCGTGTTGTTCGGACGACCGAAGCCCGCGAACCACTCGGCTCCGCGACGCAGGATGGTGCCGACGACGGCAATGGATTCGACGTTGTTCACCGTGGTCGGGCAACCGTACAGGCCTGCGCCGGCGGGGAACGGCGGCTTCAGGCGCGGCTGGCCCTTCTTGCCTTCCAGCGATTCCAGCAGGGCCGTCTCTTCGCCGCAGATATAGGCGCCGGCGCCGTGGTGGATGTAGACGTCGAAGTCCCAGCCGTGGACGTTGTTCTTGCCGATCAGCTTGGCCTCATAGGCCTGCTTGACCGCCGCCTCCATGCGCTCGCGTTCCAGCACATATTCGCCGCGCAGATAGATGTAGCAGGCGTGCGCCTGCATGGCGAAGCTGGCGATCAGGCAGCCCTCGATCAGCAGCTGCGGATCGTTGCGCATGATCTCCCGGTCCTTGGCGGTCCCGGGCTCGGATTCGTCGGCGTTGACGACCAGATAGTGCGGACGGTCCTTCACCTCCTTGGGCATGAAGGACCACTTCAGCCCGGTCGAGAAGCCCGCGCCGCCGCGTCCGCGCAGGCCCGAGTTCTTGACGTTGGTGATGATCCAGTCTCGACCCAGGTCGAGCATGTCCTTGGTGGCGTTCCACGCGCCGCGCGTCTTCGCCCCGTCCAGCGTCCAGTCCTGGAGGCCGTAGAGGTTGGTGAAGATGCGGTCCTTGTCCTGAAGAATGCCGACCATCAGGAGACCTCACGCATGCGACGGCGGTGATAACGGGTGCGCTTGAAGATCGCCGCCAGCATCAGCGCCCAGCCCACGGCCAGGCTGGCGTAGCCGAGCCACTGCACGGTCGGACCGGCGGAGCCGGCGCGCTCGACCATCAGAATGGCCAGGGCGCCGATCAGAACCAGGGCGAAGCCAGCCAGGCGCTCGCGCCGGCCAACGGCGCGCAGCTCGTTGCGATAGGCCCGCACGGCGTCTTCGTCGTTAAAGTCCGGCCGAGACATCAGGCGGGCTCCTTGGCGGGCTCGCTGTTGGGCAGTTTGGCGATCGGCTGGGCGGCCGAGCCGTCGTACAGCGCAGGATCGGTCAGCGTCAGGGCGCCGCCCTCGGGCTCGGACGTGGTGCGGCCCACGCGGCTGCCCGGCTGGGGCGATTGGCCGGCGGCGAAATCGTCGATGATCTGGGCCATGGTCTCGGCCGTCAGGTCTTCGAAATAATAGTCGTTGATCTGGGCCATCGGCGCATTGGCGCAGGCGCCCAGGCACTCGACTTCCTGCCAGGTGAAGCGGCCGTCGGCCGACAGCGTGTCCTTGGGACCGATCTTGGACTTGCAGACCTTCATCAACTCGCCCGAGCCGCGCAGCATGCACGGCGTGGTGCCGCACACCTGGATCAGCGCGGCCTTGCCGACCGGCTCAAGCATGAACATCGTGTAAAAGGTCGCGACTTCCAGCACGCGGATGAACGGCATGCCCAACAGGTCGCCGATGGCGCGGATGGCGGGCTCGCAGACCCAGCCTTCCTGCTTCTGGACCAGCCACAGGATCGGGATCACCGCCGACTGGCGGCGGTCGGCCGGATACTTGGCGATCCACCATTCGGCCTTGGCCATGGTGTCGGCCGAAAAGGCGAACGAGGCGGGCTGGTCCTTGGCGAGACGACGAACGCTCATCGGTCCACTTCTCCGAAAACGATGTCGAGCGAGCCGAGGATGGCGGACACGTCGGCCAGCATGTGGCCGCGGTTCATCCAGTCCATCGCCTGCAGGTGGCGGAAACCTGGGGCCGAAATCTTGACCCGGTACGGCTTGTTGGTGCCGTCGGACACCACATAGACGCCGAACTCGCCCTTTGGCGCCTCGACGGCTGCGTAGACCTCGCCTTCCGGCGTGCGGAAGCCTTCGGTGTACAGCTTGAAGTGATGGATCAGGGCTTCCATCGACCGCTTCATCTCGCCGCGACGCGGCGGCACGATCTTGTTGTCCTCGACCATGACCGGATCGCCGGGGCAGTTGCGCAGACGGTGGATGCACTGCTCCATGATCCGCACCGACTGCTTCATCTCTTCGATGCGCACCAGATAGCGGTCCCAGCAGTCGCCGTTCTTGCCGACGGCGATGTCGAAATCCAGCTCGGCGTAGCACTCGTAGGGCTGCGACTTGCGCAGGTCCCAGGCGATGTCGGACCCGCGCAGCATCACGCCGGTGAAGCCCCAGGCCAGGGCCTCTTCCTTGGAGGCCACGCCGATGTCGACGTTGCGCTGCTTGAAGATGCGGTTGTCGGTGACCAGCGCCTCGATGTCGTGCAACGCGGCCGGGAACTCCTCGCACCAACGCGCGATGTCGTCGACAAGCTGCGGCGTCAGATCCTGGTGCACGCCGCCGGGCCGGAAGTAGTTGGCGTGCAGGCGCGCCCCGCAGGCGCGCTCGTAGAAGACCATCAGCTTCTCGCGCTCCTCGAAGCCCCAGAGCGGCGGGGTCAGGGCGCCGACGTCCATGGCCTGGGTCGTCACGTTCAGCAGGTGCGACAGGATGCGGCCGATCTCGGAGAACAGCACGCGGATCAGCTGGGCGCGATACGGCACCTCCACGCCCAGCAGCCGCTCGACGGCCAGGCAGAAGGCGTGCTCCTGGTTCATCGGCGAGACATAGTCCAGCCGGTCCAGATAGGGCACGTTCTGGAGGTATGTGCGCGCCTCCATCAGCTTTTCGGTGCCGCGGTGCAGCAGGCCGATGTGCGGATCGACCCGCGTCACGACCTCGCCATCCAGCTCCAGCACCAGGCGCAGCACGCCGTGCGCGGCAGGGTGCTGAGGGCCGAAGTTGATGGTGAACTTGCGGTCGTCCATCTCGCGCGCATGCGCGGTGCGGCCGTCGTGTTCGAACGGATCGACGTCCATGGCCGCCGAAGGATTTGCGACGTCGGTCATCAGGCCTTGCTCCCCGCCTCGGCCTTCTCGTCGCCCGGCAGCGGCGGCAGCGGATATTCCGCGCCCTCCCACGGGGACAGGAAGTCGAAGTTGCGGAATTCCTGGGTCAGTTTGACGGGCTCATAGACCACCCGCTTCTGCTCTTCGTCGTAACGGACCTCGACATAGCCCGTCATCGGGAAGTCCTTGCGCAGCGGATGCCCCTCGAACCCATAGTCGGTCAGCAGGCGGCGCATGTCGGGGTGGCCCGAGAAGATCATGCCGTACATGTCGAACGCCTCGCGCTCGAACCACTCGGCCGCCGGATAAACGCCGATAGCGGTCGGCACCGGCTTGACCTCGTCGGTCAGGACCTTGACCCGCAGACGCACGTTCCGGGTCATGCTGAGCAGGTGATAGACCACCTCGAACCGCTCCGCGCGGTCGGGGAAGTCCACGCCGCACACGTCCAACAGCTGCTGGAACTCGAAGCGGTCACGCAGCGCCGTCAGCACCTCGACGATCCGCTCCCGCGGCGCGATCAGGGTCAGTTCGCCGAACGCGACCTGCGCTTCGACGCCCAGCGCGCCCACCATCTCGGCGCCCAGCGGCGTCAGGGCACTCTCGGACACGGCGATGTCGGCCGCGCGGCCGGAAACCGGAACGCTCATCGATCGATGGTCCCCGTGCGGCGGATCTTCTTCTGCAGTTGCAGCAGCCCGTAAAGCAGCGCTTCCGCTGTCGGCGGGCAGCCAGGCACATAGATGTCGACCGGCACGACCCGGTCGCAGCCGCGCACCACGCTGTAGCTGTAGTGATAATAGCCGCCGCCATTGGCGCAGCTGCCCATCGACACGACGTAGCGCGGGTCCGGCATCTGGTCGTAGACCTTGCGCAGCGCCGGAGCCATCTTGTTGGTCAGGGTGCCGGCCACAATCATCAGGTCGGACTGACGCGGGCTGGCGCGCGGCGCCATGCCGAAACGCTCGACGTCGAAGCGCGGCATCGACATCTGGATCATCTCGACGGCGCAGCAGGCCAGGCCGAAGGTCATCCACATCAGCGAGCCGGTGCGCGCCCAGGTGATGACGTCGTCCAGCGACGCGGTCAGGAAGCCGCGCTCGCCCAGTTCGGTGTTCACCGCCTCGAAGAACTTGTCGTGGATCTTGGGATCATAGCCCTCGACGGTCGACCGCGCGCCGGAACCATAGCTTTGGCCGGCGGGCGCCAGGGGCGAGCCGTTGGGACCCAGCAGGGTCGGCACGGGCGTGGAAGGCGCGATCACTCCCATTCCAGGGCTCCCTTCTTCCATTCGTAGAGGAACCCGACGGTCAGCACGCCGAGGAAGATCATCATCGACCAGAAGGCGAAGATCATTCCGCCGCGCGACAGGTCGAACATCGACACCGCCCACGGGAACAGGAACGCCACTTCCAAGTCGAAGATGATGAACAGGATCGAAACCAGATAGAAGCGCACGTCGAACTTCATGCGCGCATCGTCGAAGGCGTTGAAGCCGCACTCATAGGCCGACAGCTTCTCGGCGTCGGGGTTCTTCGGAGCCATGACCCAGGCGGCCAGGATGAATCCCAGGCCCAGCACGGTCGCGATCCCGGCGAAAACCACTATCGGCAGATATTCCAACAGAAATTCGTTCATTCGAGACAAGCCTCGTCCGCCAGGGAGGGATGGCGGAATCGGCGCTTTCTAGACCCAACCCCGCCGGGGTTCAAACCCATGTGCGCAAAGGTTTTTGTGCGAACGGTTCGCAATTCGACGGGCCAATTTGTCGCGGCCTGTGCGGTTGCCGCCCGCGCCTTCGCCCTGCCCTATGCGGCAGAGCTGTTTTGAGGGTCTCTTGATGAGCGTCGGCACCCGACTTCTGAACTTCGTCGAGCGCACGGGCAATCGCCTGCCCGACCCAGTCTTCCTGTTCGTCTGGCTGATCGGCCTGCTGATGGCGATCAGCGTGCTGGGCGCCTGGATGGGATGGTCCACGGTCAATCCGGTGACGCAGGAGCCGATCACGGCGCAGAATCTGCTGTCGCCCGACAACATGCGCCAGCTGCTGGTCGAGATGCCGCGCACCCTGACCGGCTTCCCGCCCCTGGGCTATGTTCTGGTGGTCATGCTGGGGGCCGGGGTGGCCGAGCGCACCGGCCTGTTCTCGGCCGCGATGCGCGCCGGGGTGCGCAAGGCTCCGACCAAGTTGCTGACGCCGATCATCATCTTCATCGCCATCCTTAGCAGCCACGCGGTGGACGCCGGCTATGTCGTGCTCGTGCCGCTGGCAGGCGTGCTCTACGCGGCGGCCGGACGGCATCCGATCGTCGGCATTTCGGCGGCCTTCGCCGGCGTGTCGGCCGCCTTTTCTGCCAACATCATGCCGGGACAGCTGGATGTGCTGCTGCTGGGCATCACCGAAACAGCGGCGCACCTGATCGATCCGTCCTGGCAGATGAATCCAGCCGGCAACTGGTGGTTCATCATCGCCATGACCTGCATGTTCGTGCCGCTGGGCTGGTGGGTGACCGACCGCATCATCGAGCCGCGCCTGGGCGCCTGGACACCGTCGGCGGACGCCCCGGTCAAGCTGGACGAGGGCGACCTTTCCAATCCCGAGCGCAAGGGTCTGGTTTGGGCTGGCCTGGCCCTGCTGGCGGTCATCGGCGTGTGGGCCTGGCTGACCCTCGCGCCCGGCGCGGCCCTTTTCGATCCGGAGGGCGAGACCTCGGCTCAGCGGCTGGCGCCCTTCTATCAGTCGCTGGTGGCGGCCTTCTTCGCCCTCTTCCTGGCCACCGGCGTGGCCTATGGCGTCGCCGCCGGCACGGTGAAGTCGCACCGCGACATCGTGAAGATGACGACCCAGGCCATGGCCGACATGGCGCCCTACGTCGTCCTGGCCTTCGTCGCCGCCCACTTCGTGGCCATGTTCAACTGGTCGAACCTGGGGGCCATTATGGCCGTCGCGGGCGCCGAGATGATCAGCAACTCGGGCCTGAACACCTTCGGCCTGCTGTTCGCCATCGTCATCGTCAGCGGCCTGATCAACATCTTCGTCGGCTCGGCCTCGGCCAAGTGGGCGCTGCTGGCGCCGATCCTGGTGCCCATGCTGATGCTGCTGGGAATCAGCCCCGAGATGACGACGGCCGCCTACCGCATGGGCGATTCCGTGACCAACATCGTCACGCCCCTGATGGTCTATTTCCCGCTGGTCCTGGCTTTCTGCCAGCGGTGGGACAAGACGTTCGGTCTGGGCAGCCTGATGGCGCTGATGGTGCCTTACTCGCTCGCCTTCCTGATCGTGGGTTCGATCCTGACCGCGAGCTGGGCGGCGCTGAACCTTCCGCTGGGCCCTGGCGCAGGCGTTCACTACATCATGCCCACGCCCGCCGAGGCCGTCCAGCCGGCCAATCCCGTCGGTCCGGCGGCCCCTGTCCAACCCGTGCGGTGATTTCGGGAAAAAGGGTGTTGACGTGAAAAGGGGCGCCGCCTAAACGACGCCCCTCGCTGGGGCGCAACGCTGCTTCGGCCGGGAAACGCGGGTGTAGCTCAGTTGGTTAGAGTGCCGGCCTGTCACGCCGGAGGTCGCGGGTTCGAGCCCCGTCACTCGCGCCATTCCTTCCGAAACGAAGGGATGGCGCACTGCCCTTCCCTCCTCAAATCGCCTACGAAAAAGCGCGCACCGAGTGATCGGCGCGCGCTTTTCGTTTCTACGCTCAGCGGATCACTGAACGGGCAACGCCTCGCCCGGCTGCACGAAGGCCGCCTGGCCCGTAAGGTCGCCATAGACCATGCTCAGGTCCTCGAAGACGCGGTTCCAGGCGAACTGCTCGACCGTCTTCACCCGCGCATTCCGCCCGATCAGGTCGATGTCGCGCTCGAACAGGGCCGCGACCGCCTCGGCATAGGCGCGCGGATCGGCGCTGGCCGACAGCTGGCCCACCGATTCGTCGACCGTCTCGGCCACGCCGCCGGCGTTGACGCCCACCACGGGCCGGCCGCAGGCCATGGCCTCCAGCACGATGAGGCCGAAAGGCTCCTTGTCATTGGCGTGCACAAAGGCGTCGCAGCTGGCGATGATGCGCGCCACCCGCGCCGGATCCTTTTCATAGGGCAGCGAGATCACTCGCTCCTCGGCCGGCATGCCGGCGCCCGCTCCGACCAGCACCAGGTGATAGGGATCGCCCAGCATCTGAACCGCGTCGATCAGCACGTCGATGTTCTTCTCTCGGGCCGGTCGGCCGGCGAAGCATAGCAGCCGCGCGCTGGCGGGCAGATCCAGCTTCTTTAACAACCACTCTCGGTCGCGGCGGTCAGGCCGGAAGGTGTCGATCTCAACGCCCAGCGGCCGAATGACGATGTTTCCGACGCCGGCCTCCTCCAGCCGGCGCGCGATGAATCGGCTGGGCGACACCACGCGATCGAACTGGCCGAACAGCTTGGCCCAGCGCTTTTCCACCGGCTTCTTGGCCCATTCGCCGAAATGCAGCGCCGCCAGGCCGGCCGGGTCCGAATGACAGAAGCCGACCACGGGACAGCCGGCGCGCTGACCCGCCTCAAGGGCGCCCTGGCCAGGCGTGTAGGGATCACCGGCCTCGATGATGCTGGGCTTGGCCGCCGCCACCCAGGCGCCCCATTTGCGCACCGAACTAGGCCAGCGATAGCCGTCGCCGAACGGCAGCTTGGCGGCGTGCAGCCGCACCACCCCGTCTGATCCCGCCTTATGGGTGGCGCCCGGGACGATCAGCGTGTGGGCCACGCCCGGCCGATTGGCTTCCAGCCAGGCCTTTTTGGACAGCAGATAACGTTTCACCCCGCCCGAGCGCGGCGCAAACAGCATGGTCGTGTCCACCAGACGCGGTCGATCGTCGACTGCGGAGGCGACCTTCAGAGCGCGCAGCGTCTGGATCACGTCCTCGTCGCGGATCAGGCGCAGCTCGCTTTCCTGCACATCGAGACCGGTCATGCTCATGTTCGGGGTTCCGTCACGTCCGGCGGCTGCAACGCCTGACCGACGTCTTTGGATGCGTCGCCGCGTCTTGGTTGCGGAGGTCATGATCCGCCCCTACTCTCGTGAAAGGCCAAGCTCAAGAGCCTTCACAAAGCCGTCCGCGGAACGTCGTCGGCCTTGCATTCGCCTCAAATTCGAGAAACTTGAGACATGCTGGCGCGAACCCTGTTAAGGGCGGCGTCGCACCTTGCGCGCGTGGCCACAGGGGTTTTCTTCCGAATGCGTATT is a window encoding:
- a CDS encoding NADH-quinone oxidoreductase subunit D — protein: MDVDPFEHDGRTAHAREMDDRKFTINFGPQHPAAHGVLRLVLELDGEVVTRVDPHIGLLHRGTEKLMEARTYLQNVPYLDRLDYVSPMNQEHAFCLAVERLLGVEVPYRAQLIRVLFSEIGRILSHLLNVTTQAMDVGALTPPLWGFEEREKLMVFYERACGARLHANYFRPGGVHQDLTPQLVDDIARWCEEFPAALHDIEALVTDNRIFKQRNVDIGVASKEEALAWGFTGVMLRGSDIAWDLRKSQPYECYAELDFDIAVGKNGDCWDRYLVRIEEMKQSVRIMEQCIHRLRNCPGDPVMVEDNKIVPPRRGEMKRSMEALIHHFKLYTEGFRTPEGEVYAAVEAPKGEFGVYVVSDGTNKPYRVKISAPGFRHLQAMDWMNRGHMLADVSAILGSLDIVFGEVDR
- the nuoE gene encoding NADH-quinone oxidoreductase subunit NuoE, coding for MSVRRLAKDQPASFAFSADTMAKAEWWIAKYPADRRQSAVIPILWLVQKQEGWVCEPAIRAIGDLLGMPFIRVLEVATFYTMFMLEPVGKAALIQVCGTTPCMLRGSGELMKVCKSKIGPKDTLSADGRFTWQEVECLGACANAPMAQINDYYFEDLTAETMAQIIDDFAAGQSPQPGSRVGRTTSEPEGGALTLTDPALYDGSAAQPIAKLPNSEPAKEPA
- a CDS encoding NADH-quinone oxidoreductase subunit B family protein, translating into MEEGSPGMGVIAPSTPVPTLLGPNGSPLAPAGQSYGSGARSTVEGYDPKIHDKFFEAVNTELGERGFLTASLDDVITWARTGSLMWMTFGLACCAVEMIQMSMPRFDVERFGMAPRASPRQSDLMIVAGTLTNKMAPALRKVYDQMPDPRYVVSMGSCANGGGYYHYSYSVVRGCDRVVPVDIYVPGCPPTAEALLYGLLQLQKKIRRTGTIDR
- a CDS encoding NADH-quinone oxidoreductase subunit A — encoded protein: MNEFLLEYLPIVVFAGIATVLGLGFILAAWVMAPKNPDAEKLSAYECGFNAFDDARMKFDVRFYLVSILFIIFDLEVAFLFPWAVSMFDLSRGGMIFAFWSMMIFLGVLTVGFLYEWKKGALEWE
- a CDS encoding AbgT family transporter, which encodes MSVGTRLLNFVERTGNRLPDPVFLFVWLIGLLMAISVLGAWMGWSTVNPVTQEPITAQNLLSPDNMRQLLVEMPRTLTGFPPLGYVLVVMLGAGVAERTGLFSAAMRAGVRKAPTKLLTPIIIFIAILSSHAVDAGYVVLVPLAGVLYAAAGRHPIVGISAAFAGVSAAFSANIMPGQLDVLLLGITETAAHLIDPSWQMNPAGNWWFIIAMTCMFVPLGWWVTDRIIEPRLGAWTPSADAPVKLDEGDLSNPERKGLVWAGLALLAVIGVWAWLTLAPGAALFDPEGETSAQRLAPFYQSLVAAFFALFLATGVAYGVAAGTVKSHRDIVKMTTQAMADMAPYVVLAFVAAHFVAMFNWSNLGAIMAVAGAEMISNSGLNTFGLLFAIVIVSGLINIFVGSASAKWALLAPILVPMLMLLGISPEMTTAAYRMGDSVTNIVTPLMVYFPLVLAFCQRWDKTFGLGSLMALMVPYSLAFLIVGSILTASWAALNLPLGPGAGVHYIMPTPAEAVQPANPVGPAAPVQPVR
- a CDS encoding glycosyltransferase, with the protein product MSMTGLDVQESELRLIRDEDVIQTLRALKVASAVDDRPRLVDTTMLFAPRSGGVKRYLLSKKAWLEANRPGVAHTLIVPGATHKAGSDGVVRLHAAKLPFGDGYRWPSSVRKWGAWVAAAKPSIIEAGDPYTPGQGALEAGQRAGCPVVGFCHSDPAGLAALHFGEWAKKPVEKRWAKLFGQFDRVVSPSRFIARRLEEAGVGNIVIRPLGVEIDTFRPDRRDREWLLKKLDLPASARLLCFAGRPAREKNIDVLIDAVQMLGDPYHLVLVGAGAGMPAEERVISLPYEKDPARVARIIASCDAFVHANDKEPFGLIVLEAMACGRPVVGVNAGGVAETVDESVGQLSASADPRAYAEAVAALFERDIDLIGRNARVKTVEQFAWNRVFEDLSMVYGDLTGQAAFVQPGEALPVQ
- the nuoF gene encoding NADH-quinone oxidoreductase subunit NuoF, with the protein product MVGILQDKDRIFTNLYGLQDWTLDGAKTRGAWNATKDMLDLGRDWIITNVKNSGLRGRGGAGFSTGLKWSFMPKEVKDRPHYLVVNADESEPGTAKDREIMRNDPQLLIEGCLIASFAMQAHACYIYLRGEYVLERERMEAAVKQAYEAKLIGKNNVHGWDFDVYIHHGAGAYICGEETALLESLEGKKGQPRLKPPFPAGAGLYGCPTTVNNVESIAVVGTILRRGAEWFAGFGRPNNTGTKLMTISGHVNRPCNVEEAMSIPLKQLLEEHCGGVRGGWDNLKAVIPGGSSVPLITREMSETALMDFDSLREMRSGLGTAAVIVMDQSTDLVKAIARISYFYKHESCGQCTPCREGTGWMWRVLERMAIGEADPSEIDLLLDVAGQVEGHTICALGDAAAWPVQGLIRHFRHEIEERIANYRSHRANFAGHAIAAE
- a CDS encoding NADH-quinone oxidoreductase subunit C, whose product is MSVPVSGRAADIAVSESALTPLGAEMVGALGVEAQVAFGELTLIAPRERIVEVLTALRDRFEFQQLLDVCGVDFPDRAERFEVVYHLLSMTRNVRLRVKVLTDEVKPVPTAIGVYPAAEWFEREAFDMYGMIFSGHPDMRRLLTDYGFEGHPLRKDFPMTGYVEVRYDEEQKRVVYEPVKLTQEFRNFDFLSPWEGAEYPLPPLPGDEKAEAGSKA